The Salinivibrio kushneri DNA segment TTTTTCATAATAAAAAATTCCATTAATGATAAGGCGTGACAGCTTGATATATGACAGAGCTATGATCAAATATGTTGCTCAGCTTTCTCAGGCTTTTCATGCTTATTTCTCTCCGTTTCGCGAATACCGTCACGGAATTTTACTCCTTTGATGCCGTCCACGAGTTGTTTAAATTCTTTCAGTTTTCGCTAACTGGCTTCGGTTGTTCTCATCAGTTGGCAGGCGACTGAGAGCGTGGTTTTCGGATGTCCTACTGTTCTTATGTGATGACAATGCACACCTTGATGAAGAATTGGTCAAGGTAAACGCGATGAACAAAGTCATAAGACTCGATATGCCTGTTAGTCACATAGAGGTAAGTGGTGGGATAATTTTCACGGAATTAGAGCGGTAGGTGATTGATTTGACCAATAATGCCTCGGTCAACTGTTAGTTATTCATGGTAATCACGTTTTGATTTGGCGATGTGAAGCATATGACTAACAGGAGTTGACCTTCTCTCATTCGTTTGATCATGATTGTTGCACTTATTATCTACATTCAGGTAGTAGCCAATGATATGTCTTACTAAATAATAACTACGTATCTTTCTTTCTTGGGCTTAATTGCTTATCACACCATTTTTCAATAGAGGGTGCGGATAAGGTGAACAGGCCAACGATCATGGCGATGGCGCAGATTACATAGATAGCTGTCATTGCAACCCTCCTTATTGGTTAACTTTAGTATACTCCTTGTTTCGCCTTTCCTCGGCCTCAAGTGCCGAGGATTGCCGTATTTTTAGGTTAGGTCGATGAAGATGGTTTGGTATCCGTATCAAACTGCTTGATCAGGACCGAGGTGTCGCAACGGCCATAGCCGCGCGCTTGTAACTTGTTGTACTGTTGATCCACCTGCTCGGTTAAGGGAAGGTTCACGCCTAATTTGGCGGCTTCTTCTAAACAGAAGCCCAAGTCTTTACGCATCCAATCAATCGCAAAGCCAAAATCAAAACTGTCTTCCGCCATGGTCAAAGCACGGTTTTCCATCTGCCAAGAGCCTGCGGCTCCATGCTTAATGGCATTGAGCATCTTTTCGATATCGAGATCAGCGGATTGCGCGAAGGTGAGTGCCTCGGATAAGCCTTGTAAGACGCCGGCAATACATATTTGGTTGGCCATTTTACAGCGCTGGCCACTGCCATACGAGCCTATATGCTGGATGGCACTGGCATAGACGTTCATGACGGGTTCAACGTTACTGAACACAGTCGGGTTGCCACCGACCATAATGGTGAGTGCGCCTTTTTCCGCACCGGCTTGGCCGCCTGAGACGGGGGCATCGAGAAAGCTCAGGCCTTGACGCTCGCATACTTGTGCCAACTCAAGGGCTAGCTCGGCAGAGGTGGTGGTGTGATCGACCAGCGTACTGCCTTTTTTCATATTGGCTAACACACCAATATCGCCATACACCACACTGCGTACGTCATCATCGTTTCCCACGCACATAAAGACGATGTCAGCATCAGCCACGGCTTCGGCTGGCGTTATTCCATATGTGCCTGAATAGGTGTCGCACCAAGCTTCGGCTTTGCCGGTGGTGCGGTTATAGACGCAAGTTGGGTAGCCGTGGCGCTGAAGGTGCCCAGCCATTGGAAAGCCCATCACGCCTAGGCCAATAAAGGCCACCTTGATATTGTTAACTTGCATGGTCATCTTGCTTCCTTGTCGTTAATTTGGGGTTAATTTATCAGAAACTTAACCTTTGTTGTATTTGTCGATGATAAGCTTGTATCATCTTCTTTTGTGTTGTGGCACGGATAATTATGACAGCACGACAACCTTTCTCGTTAACGATCGCGCATATTAACGACACCCACTCTCACTTTGAGTCCACTCCTGTCTCACTGAACCTGGATGACAAGGCGACACCGGTTTATGCCAATAGCGGCGGGTTCGCACGCATTGCATCTGCGGTATCACATTTTCGCGAGCAGGCTAAGCAGGATGATCATGCCTTCCTTTTTTTACATGCTGGGGATTGCTTTCAAGGGACTCTGTATTACTCATTATTCAAAGGTAAAGCGAATGCAGATTTGCTGAATCGACTCGGCATTGATGCGATGGCGATCGGGAATCACGAGCTAGATCAGGGCAATGGCCCGGTGGCTGATTTTCTTGATGATATTCAATTCCCTTTACTTGCGGGGAATTGGCATGTGGTGGATGAGTCAAAAGACAAGGATAAGCGTGTCAGTGACAAATCCGCTTTATTGCCATATATCGCTCCGGAGGAGCGCGCGAGTACACTCATCAAAACCTATGCCGGGCACAAAGTGGGCATCTTCAGTTTAGCGGTTGAGCAAATGGCGGCATTGGCACACCCTGATCATGATACTCCTTTCTTGCCTGCAACACGCATCGCTGAAAACACCGTGGCTTTTTTGCGTCAACAAGGCGTGAACACCATTATTCTATTGAGCCACTTGGGTTATGACAAAGACAAGGAACTAGCGGCTGCGGTTAATGGGATTGATGTGATTGTGGGAGGACATACCCATGTGCTGCAGGGAGACTTTCAAAACCTTGGTTTGGCGAAAGAAGATCCCTACGGCTATAAAGTCAATGATACCTGGATTGTGCAAGCGGGTTGCCATGCGCAAGCCATCGGTCGCTTTACGTTATCTATCGATGAAAACGGTCGGCCAGTTGCCTTTGATGGTCAAAATTACTTGTTGCTCGGGCGCAGTCTCGCGATGGATGCCTCGCGGGAACAGCAATTGACTGAAGGCTCATATCAAGCAGTAAGAAGCTATCTTAACCGACAAGACAATGTACTGATATTACCCAGTGATCTCGCGTTGAAACAGTATCTACAGCGCACCTACCGTCCCCATGTGGCGCAACTAGAAAGTGACATTGTCACACATGTGCCGCAACGACTCCGTCATGTGCGTGTGCCTGACAGCGAGGGGGGCAGTGAAGTGGCCCCATTGGTGACAGAAAGCTTTCTGTGGGCCGCGCGTGAGCAAGGGATTGAAGCCGATTTTGCTATTCACAATGCGGGTGGTGTGAGAGTCAGTTTAAACGCCGGGCCGCTCTCTGCTGCTTTAATTGCAGGCACGTTGTTACCGTTTGCTATCGACGTGATCGCCTACCAAGTAACCGGCGCACAGATCCGTCGTGCGATTGAAGGCGCGATCAACAATGCGACAGATAATGGCGTAACGGGCCTCGGGTCGGGCAGCTTTCCGTATTGCGCCGATATACGCTATCGCTACGAAGCCTGGCAGCCGATGGGGGCGCGGGTAACACAACTCGAGATAAAGCGCGGTAATCACTGGATAGCCATCGATGATCAGCGACAATACACGGGTGTGTCGTCATCTTATACTGCCCAAGGTAAAGAAGGATACGATGCCATTCAAACCGGCCACCGCCGCTCGATTGGTTTATCCATGGCGGAGTGCTTTATTGACTATGCGCGTCAACAGCCAGTGTTGGCACTGCCTACTGAGCCTTTAGTGTGTTACCTCCGAACGTCTGATGAGAGAAAAACCTGCTGGGGGGAATAACTTGGCCTGCCCCTTGCTTATTGATAGTCAGCTTGGTGTTGACGGCAGACAATTGCCGTTTAAGTTTTTGACAAAATTGTCGATACATAAAGTGAACCTGAATTGATCGACACACTATCGAAAGGTGAGGGGTTATGGAAAAACGTGACTGGTTTGATATCGGCTTGATCAGTTTTTGGTTGGTGGCTTGGGCATCGATTGTTTACTTTGTGCCAGTCATTTAACTTATTTACTGATCCGCGGATTGCGGGGGAACCTGTTTGAGTCGGGTTCCCCAGCGCACTAATAACGGCTGTAAATAGATTGGCAGCTGTATGGCGCCGATTAATGGCAGAAATGCCGGCCCCAGCGCGGCACCAGCAACGGTGTACGTTAGCAATACGTTCCGATTGACCGCTGACACCGCGGCGATCATGCTCGCTTCTCGCCCCTGATGTCGATATAGCCCATACGCAATGATGAAAAAAAGTATGCAAATTGCAACTGAAATGGCTAAAAGCTCCAACGCGTAGCCTGAATCCTTTTGCCACATTGCCCCGAACGGCCCTACTAGCCCTAATGGAAAACTGAACACCAGCACAATGGTAAACTGTGCCAGTTTGCTGTGAATGCGTTTGAGTTTTTCGGGTTTGATCAGCGCGTGAAAAAGCGCGGCAAACATCATGGGACCAAAAATAAAGATCACCAATCGCACCGCATAGCTTTTTAGATCCAATGAAAAATCATCACCTGACAGCACCGTGAGATTGATGAATAAGACGACGGGCATGAGCAATGTTGACGCGATGGTGTAGGCCATGGCGATGAGCGCGTCCATTCCCAAAGAACGAATGATGGCAGGCGTTGCAAACAAAGACCCAGTGGCGCAAATGCCACTGATTGCTAGTAACAAAGGGGTAGACGCACCGAGTAGCCACGCGAGAGAACAAGTGAGTACGGTAAGTAGCACTGAGTGAACCAGTGCGTACACCCAGACCTGCCACCGGGCTAACGCTTTCACTAATAGACCTTGATGAATGCCAAGCAGGGTAAACAGCATCAAGGCGAATAGCACATAAGGTAAAAACGGAAATAAGGCTAACGAGACGCTCGGAAAGGCAAAGCCAATCAATGCGGCAATAAAAAGACACAACGCTGAATGTTTGGCGAGAAACGCGAGCATGGTCAACACCTTGGTCACATGTGTAATCACGATGTTATCAGGTTTACACAACTAATCGAGTGAAAAATAGTCTTTTTCAATGATTAATACACTGTGTCGTATAAAAAGTCAGACAGGATGAGGGAGCGAGCGGTGAATTCAAACAGACAAACTGAACTCATTGATGGCTTGTCCGTCAGGTAAGTGATTCGCTTATTTTACTGCAACTTAACATAATGAATACGTGCAAACCGGCAAGTATGTTAGATTAGAAAAACTAATCCATTGGTTTAATTTTCATCAGTTTAAATCTCGGGGTAGCACCTTATAATTTGCGCCGAGTGATTAAGACAACAAAGCGAGGATCTGATGACGACTGCAACGGTTAATATGCCCCGTTCTCGTCGATCTTACGCGGTAACAATCAAAGGACTGATCGCTCACGCCATGGATGTGCTGTTTACTCGCAGCACGCACGCTCCCGCTTATGATGCCAGTCGTTTACCGGCACATTTGCAGCGTGATATTGGTATAAACCGATAAGACGACTTAAAACGGATAGAACGCGAAACGCCACATCATCGAGATGTGGCGTTTTTTTTATGGTTTAATCGTCTCCGAGCGTTTACGAACAATGAGTGGCTTACCAAGCCGACGAATGCGATTAATTGAGGAGTACAAAAGATGGGATGGTTCTCTGCACTGTTTTCCAAGGGAAGCGAAAAACAATCACAGGCGTCAGTCACCCCCACAGAATACCAAGGGTATTTAATTTATCCTGAATCGACCGCCGAAAACGGCCAATATCGTGTCAGTGGCCGCATTTGCAAATCACTTGATGACAAGGTACTCACCCATAGGTTTATTCGCTCAGATTTGCTGGGAAGTCAGGAAGATGCCAACAGCCTGATGGTCACAAAAGCAAAAATGATGATTGATCAAAACGGTGATCGACTATTTGATTGAGGGGCGTCAACGAATCGCGCGATAGCAAAAATAATGCATAACTATGAGCAATTAATTCGGATAAAGTGTAGCCCAGATCACATTTATGCCCCAATGGCGATCCCCGCCCTGTGGTGATTAAGGAATAAACTCGTTAAGTTAACACTGTTGCGTTGCTAAGCACGAAGCACTGATAACAGACCGCAACAGCGTGATAAGCGAATAAAACCGCTTGGAATGCTTATTTTTGTCAGTGAACCTATTTCAGGCTGCGGTTTTCGCGCCTGTGATAACCAAAAAAATTTCTTATAAGCCAACATTCAGGGAATAGCTATGCAGATTGGTGTTCCAAAAGAGAGGCTCGTTAATGAAACGAGGGTAGCTGCGACACCTAAGTCGGTTGAGCAGCTTATCAAGCTCGGTTTTGACGTCGTAGTAGAGAAGGGAGCAGGCGAACAAGCAAGCTTTGAAGACACTGCGTACGAACAAGCTGGTGCGAGCATTGTTGATACAGACGCTGCCTGGCAGTCTGACATCATCTTTAAAGTTAATGCACCAGGCGTAATTGAAGAGACTGGCCAAGATGAAGTGGCGTTGCTGCAGGCAGGCACCACCTTGGTTAGCTTTATTTGGCCCGCTCAAAACGAAGAATTACTCGAGCGTCTGTCAGCGCAGAACGTGAACGTGATGGCCATGGATGCGGTCCCACGTATTTCACGAGCGCAGTCATTGGATGCGTTAAGCTCGATGGCAAATATCGCCGGTTACCGTGCAGTGGTTGAAGCGGCGCATGAGTTTGGCCGCTTCTTTACCGGACAAATCACGGCAGCGGGTAAAGTACCGCCTGCGAAAGTCTTTGTTGCGGGGGCTGGCGTTGCCGGGCTGGCGGCGATTGGCGCAGCGGGTAGCTTGGGGGCGATTGTCCGTGCTTTTGATGTTCGTCCTGAAGTGAAAGAACAAGTCGAGAGCATGGGGGCGGAGTTTTTAGAAGTCGACTTCAAACAAGACAACTCAGGCAGTGGCGATGGTTATGCCAAAGAAATGTCTGACGAGTTTAATCAGGCGGCGGAAAAGCTTTATGCGCAGCAAGCAGAAGATGTCGACATTATCGTCACAACCGCACTGATCCCCGGTAAGCCAGCGCCGACGCTGATCACCAAAGAGATGGTTGACAGCATGAAGCCGGGCAGCGTGATTGTTGATTTGGCCGCAGCTAATGGTGGCAACTGTGAGTACACGGAAAAAGATCAAGTGATCACCACGCCCAATGGCGTAAAAGTGATCGGTTACACCGATATGGTCGGCCGTTTGCCCACCCAATCGTCACAGCTTTATGCGACTAACTTAGTCAACCTCACCAAACTGCTTTGCAAAGAGAAAGACGGCAACATCCAGATTGATTTTGATGATGTGGTCGTGCGTGGCGTGACCGTAATCAAAGAAGGCGAGGTCACTTGGCCGGCGCCACCGATTCAAGTCTCCGCGCAACCTAAAGCAGAGCCCAAAGCTGAACCTGCTCCTAAGCCGGCACCCAAAAAAACCTCTCGGGCGACCAAGTATGGTCTAATGGCCGCCGCCGCAGGGGCGTTCGGATGGATTGCCAATTATGCCCCTAGTGAATTTCTCTCTCACTTTACCGTTTTCGTACTGGCCTGTGTGGTGGGCTACTACGTGGTATGGAATGTGACTCACGCGCTGCATACCCCGCTGATGTCTGTGACCAATGCGATCTCTGGCATCATCATCGTTGGGGCGTTATTGCAAGTAGGACAAGGCATTGGCTTTGTAACCTTCCTTGCTTTCATTGCCGTGTTGATCGCCAGCATCAATATATTTGGCGGCTTTACTGTTACAAAGCGCATGCTTGAAATGTTCCGTAAAGGGTAAGGAGAAAGAATGTCTGAAGGATTGGTACAAGCGGCGTATATTGTCGCTGCGCTTTGTTTTATTCTCAGTTTGGCTGGGCTCTCAAAGCAAGAGTCAGCACGCGCGGGTAACTATTACGGGATTACCGGGATGGCGATCGCACTGGTTGCCACCATCTGGGGGCCGGAAGTGCAAGGTGTGGGCTGGATTATTCTGGCCATGGTCATTGGTGGCGCGATCGGTATTTATTACGCCAAGCGCGTAGAAATGACGGAAATGCCGGAGCTAGTGGCGATGCTACACAGCTTCGTGGGTCTGGCTGCGGTATTGGTGGGCTTTAATACCTACATCGATCACCCGCCGCTGACGGGCGCGATGCTTAACATCCACTTGGTTGAGATTTTCCTCGGTGTCTTTATCGGTGCAATTACTTTCACCGGCTCGATTGTCGCCTTTGGTAAACTTCGTGGCGTGATTTCCTCCAAGGCGCTGATGTTGCCACATCGCCACAAGCTTAACTTGGCCGCTGTGGTTGTGTCGTTCTTGTTGCTAATCAGCTTTGTCAACGCTGAAGGCTCAACAGCGGCACTGCTGATTGTGACCGTCATTGCGCTAGCATTTGGTTATCACTTGGTGGCTTCGATCGGTGGCGCAGACATGCCCGTGGTGGTGTCGATGCTCAATTCCTACTCAGGATGGGCAGCGGCGGCGGCTGGCTTTATGCTGGCAAATGATCTCTTGATTGTGACAGGCGCGCTAGTGGGCTCATCGGGGGCGATTCTGTCTTACATCATGTGTAAAGCGATGAACCGTTCTTTCATTAGTGTCATCGCCGGTGGCTTTGGCTCTGATGGCGCTGCGTCTTCGGGTGATGACGAAGTTGGCGAGTATCGAGAAAGTACAGCCGAAGAAGTCGCCGAAATGCTGAAAGAGTCAAACAGCGTGGTCATCGCCCCAGGTTATGGCATGGCAGTCGCGCAAGCCCAATATCCTGTTTACGAGGTGACAGAAAAACTCCGTAGTATGGGCGTCGAGGTGCGCTTTGCCATTCACCCTGTTGCGGGTCGTTTGCCCGGTCACATGAACGTATTGTTGGCTGAGGCCAAAGTGCCGTATGACATCGTGTTGGAAATGGATGAAATCAATGATGATTTCCCTGACACAGATACCGTTTTGGTCATTGGTGCCAACGATACGGTGAACCCTGCGGCGACGGACGACCCATCGAGTCCTATCGCTGGCATGCCGGTCCTTGAGGTTTGGAACGCCAAAAATGTGGTGGTATTTAAGCGCTCAATGAACACAGGTTATGCTGGGGTGCAAAACCCGCTGTTCTTTAAAGACAATAGCAGCATGTTGTTCGGTGACGCGAAACAAAGTGTAGAAGCGATTTTTAAAGCGCTATAATTAGCCTTAATGCTTGATACGCTGTCAAAAAGAGCCAGTTCCGACTGGCTCTTTTTTTTGGCGTGTCTTGACTAAGCGAGGAATGATGGAACTTACACGGTACTGACATTTTGATAAAAATTGATGATAAGCTTGCGATCATGCGAATTCTGCTGCTACTCACTCTCACATTGGCTGGCTGGCCAACCTTGGCCGCGAGCACGTTCTCAGAGCAGATGACTGCCTTTCGTGCGCAGTTATTACTTGCCGATCCTGTCGCTCGCTACAACTTGATCGGCATTAACCGTGCTTTCCCCCGTGTGTTGCTCAGCCCAAAGAGTTTGCTGCCGCAGAGTGCTCAATACCCGTTAAAAGACATTCGCCGCCTATATCAAGCCGCACAAAAATGCCAAGGGCCGTGGCCTGTTAATCCGCAAGTGACCGAACCGTTGGTATTCACGCGAGCGATGTGTAATCACACCCAGCTTCCTGTGGCGTGGTTCTCGCGGTCTGGCTTTATTCATCCCGGTGGGGGGAGTTACGCGGCAAAATATGCCGAGCAGTTTCCCGAGCGGCGTAGCGAATTAATGCGCTTCTTTCATATTCAAGAGCGACCTCAAGCAGAACCCGATAGCTTGTTGGGGCGATTGCAGCGGATGGAGTCTCATGCCGTTGATGCCTTAAATAGCGGCGCTAAATCGTTAATCAGTCAGGATGAGATGTGGGTGCGCGTTGGCAGTTATTATCATTTA contains these protein-coding regions:
- a CDS encoding Re/Si-specific NAD(P)(+) transhydrogenase subunit alpha; translation: MQIGVPKERLVNETRVAATPKSVEQLIKLGFDVVVEKGAGEQASFEDTAYEQAGASIVDTDAAWQSDIIFKVNAPGVIEETGQDEVALLQAGTTLVSFIWPAQNEELLERLSAQNVNVMAMDAVPRISRAQSLDALSSMANIAGYRAVVEAAHEFGRFFTGQITAAGKVPPAKVFVAGAGVAGLAAIGAAGSLGAIVRAFDVRPEVKEQVESMGAEFLEVDFKQDNSGSGDGYAKEMSDEFNQAAEKLYAQQAEDVDIIVTTALIPGKPAPTLITKEMVDSMKPGSVIVDLAAANGGNCEYTEKDQVITTPNGVKVIGYTDMVGRLPTQSSQLYATNLVNLTKLLCKEKDGNIQIDFDDVVVRGVTVIKEGEVTWPAPPIQVSAQPKAEPKAEPAPKPAPKKTSRATKYGLMAAAAGAFGWIANYAPSEFLSHFTVFVLACVVGYYVVWNVTHALHTPLMSVTNAISGIIIVGALLQVGQGIGFVTFLAFIAVLIASINIFGGFTVTKRMLEMFRKG
- a CDS encoding NAD(P)-dependent oxidoreductase — encoded protein: MTMQVNNIKVAFIGLGVMGFPMAGHLQRHGYPTCVYNRTTGKAEAWCDTYSGTYGITPAEAVADADIVFMCVGNDDDVRSVVYGDIGVLANMKKGSTLVDHTTTSAELALELAQVCERQGLSFLDAPVSGGQAGAEKGALTIMVGGNPTVFSNVEPVMNVYASAIQHIGSYGSGQRCKMANQICIAGVLQGLSEALTFAQSADLDIEKMLNAIKHGAAGSWQMENRALTMAEDSFDFGFAIDWMRKDLGFCLEEAAKLGVNLPLTEQVDQQYNKLQARGYGRCDTSVLIKQFDTDTKPSSST
- the pntB gene encoding Re/Si-specific NAD(P)(+) transhydrogenase subunit beta; translation: MSEGLVQAAYIVAALCFILSLAGLSKQESARAGNYYGITGMAIALVATIWGPEVQGVGWIILAMVIGGAIGIYYAKRVEMTEMPELVAMLHSFVGLAAVLVGFNTYIDHPPLTGAMLNIHLVEIFLGVFIGAITFTGSIVAFGKLRGVISSKALMLPHRHKLNLAAVVVSFLLLISFVNAEGSTAALLIVTVIALAFGYHLVASIGGADMPVVVSMLNSYSGWAAAAAGFMLANDLLIVTGALVGSSGAILSYIMCKAMNRSFISVIAGGFGSDGAASSGDDEVGEYRESTAEEVAEMLKESNSVVIAPGYGMAVAQAQYPVYEVTEKLRSMGVEVRFAIHPVAGRLPGHMNVLLAEAKVPYDIVLEMDEINDDFPDTDTVLVIGANDTVNPAATDDPSSPIAGMPVLEVWNAKNVVVFKRSMNTGYAGVQNPLFFKDNSSMLFGDAKQSVEAIFKAL
- a CDS encoding bifunctional metallophosphatase/5'-nucleotidase, encoding MTARQPFSLTIAHINDTHSHFESTPVSLNLDDKATPVYANSGGFARIASAVSHFREQAKQDDHAFLFLHAGDCFQGTLYYSLFKGKANADLLNRLGIDAMAIGNHELDQGNGPVADFLDDIQFPLLAGNWHVVDESKDKDKRVSDKSALLPYIAPEERASTLIKTYAGHKVGIFSLAVEQMAALAHPDHDTPFLPATRIAENTVAFLRQQGVNTIILLSHLGYDKDKELAAAVNGIDVIVGGHTHVLQGDFQNLGLAKEDPYGYKVNDTWIVQAGCHAQAIGRFTLSIDENGRPVAFDGQNYLLLGRSLAMDASREQQLTEGSYQAVRSYLNRQDNVLILPSDLALKQYLQRTYRPHVAQLESDIVTHVPQRLRHVRVPDSEGGSEVAPLVTESFLWAAREQGIEADFAIHNAGGVRVSLNAGPLSAALIAGTLLPFAIDVIAYQVTGAQIRRAIEGAINNATDNGVTGLGSGSFPYCADIRYRYEAWQPMGARVTQLEIKRGNHWIAIDDQRQYTGVSSSYTAQGKEGYDAIQTGHRRSIGLSMAECFIDYARQQPVLALPTEPLVCYLRTSDERKTCWGE
- a CDS encoding HlyU family transcriptional regulator gives rise to the protein MGWFSALFSKGSEKQSQASVTPTEYQGYLIYPESTAENGQYRVSGRICKSLDDKVLTHRFIRSDLLGSQEDANSLMVTKAKMMIDQNGDRLFD